One window from the genome of Sulfurihydrogenibium sp. encodes:
- the nuoH gene encoding NADH-quinone oxidoreductase subunit NuoH, whose translation MEMLGTIIGLTIKSLVFVVGMFLAAAYLTLIERKFAGHVQQRPGPLHVGFHGLLQPIADALKVLTKEDLVPNNVDKVLFYLASLMAFVPAIMILAVIPFGKPIQIFGFEIKPYITDLNIGLILALAFGSISIYGVIFAGWASNSKYPMIGGLRKAAVLIGYEVALGFAMVGPIMMAGSFSLKEIVYAQDGFFGAFIWYQPIAFIVILFAILAETGRTPFDVQEAEAELVSGYNTEYSGMKFGLFPLAEWYIGTFVLSAIAVILFFGGWKGPEIFGPISPFIWFFLKVFMMFMFFLWVHWTLPRYRVDQITEIAWKVMLPLSLLNIFITAIIILIKG comes from the coding sequence ATGGAGATGCTTGGAACGATAATAGGCCTAACGATTAAATCTCTTGTCTTTGTTGTTGGAATGTTTTTAGCAGCAGCATATTTAACTCTTATTGAAAGAAAATTTGCAGGTCATGTTCAGCAAAGACCGGGACCTCTCCATGTAGGATTTCATGGGCTTCTTCAGCCAATAGCAGATGCTCTTAAAGTTTTAACAAAAGAAGATTTAGTTCCAAATAATGTTGATAAAGTTTTATTTTACCTTGCTTCACTTATGGCATTCGTTCCGGCTATCATGATACTTGCGGTTATTCCATTTGGCAAGCCTATACAGATCTTTGGATTTGAAATAAAGCCATATATTACAGACCTAAACATCGGATTAATCCTTGCCCTTGCATTTGGTAGTATAAGCATTTATGGAGTCATCTTTGCCGGCTGGGCTTCAAATAGTAAATATCCAATGATAGGTGGTCTTAGAAAGGCTGCTGTATTGATAGGTTATGAAGTTGCTCTTGGATTTGCTATGGTTGGACCAATTATGATGGCTGGCTCTTTTTCTCTTAAAGAGATAGTATACGCTCAAGATGGATTTTTTGGTGCGTTTATCTGGTATCAGCCAATTGCGTTTATTGTTATTCTTTTTGCCATATTGGCGGAGACAGGAAGAACGCCGTTTGACGTTCAAGAAGCAGAAGCAGAGCTAGTATCAGGATACAACACAGAATATTCAGGAATGAAGTTCGGTCTATTTCCATTGGCGGAATGGTATATAGGTACTTTTGTACTTAGTGCCATAGCTGTAATTCTCTTCTTTGGTGGCTGGAAAGGTCCTGAAATCTTTGGACCAATATCACCATTTATATGGTTCTTCTTAAAAGTATTTATGATGTTTATGTTCTTCCTATGGGTGCATTGGACGCTTCCAAGATACAGAGTAGACCAAATTACTGAAATTGCTTGGAAAGTAATGCTTCCATTGTCATTATTAAATATTTTTATCACTGCGATAATAATTTTAATCAAGGGCTAA
- a CDS encoding NADH-quinone oxidoreductase subunit I: MVKIKYLERPSLSIWEKIFFIDFIKGLKVTFKNLLQKTITTKYPFEKLTPPKRFRGVHAHRVKDGNEPPSFSVLEKFMDIETGESRCVACYMCQQACPMPSLFVIEAEQLPNGKKKVKKFEMNLLNCLYCGLCVDACPVDCLIMTDIYEMAQYQRKNCVIHMEDMSERGKDFDRRRLKEPDRIWIDDSERIKLWGQVKWS, from the coding sequence ATGGTTAAAATAAAGTATTTAGAAAGACCAAGCTTAAGCATATGGGAAAAAATATTTTTCATCGATTTTATTAAAGGTTTAAAAGTAACTTTTAAAAACTTATTGCAAAAAACAATTACAACTAAATATCCTTTTGAGAAATTGACTCCTCCAAAAAGATTTAGAGGTGTACATGCTCATAGAGTAAAAGATGGAAATGAACCGCCATCTTTTAGCGTATTAGAAAAATTTATGGATATTGAAACAGGTGAAAGCAGATGTGTTGCCTGTTATATGTGTCAGCAAGCATGCCCAATGCCTTCATTGTTTGTTATAGAAGCAGAGCAACTTCCAAACGGAAAGAAAAAGGTTAAAAAATTTGAAATGAACTTATTAAACTGTCTATACTGTGGATTGTGCGTTGATGCATGTCCGGTAGACTGTTTAATTATGACAGATATATACGAAATGGCACAGTATCAAAGAAAAAATTGCGTAATTCATATGGAAGATATGAGCGAAAGAGGAAAAGATTTTGATAGAAGAAGATTGAAAGAACCGGATAGAATATGGATTGATGACTCAGAAAGAATTAAGTTATGGGGGCAAGTCAAATGGAGTTAA
- a CDS encoding NADH-quinone oxidoreductase subunit J — translation MELSAVAFWVLSTIAVISAIGVVFFRNIVYAVLSLISTLIAISGLFFNLGAELVGALQILIYAVAIVVFYVLVISTVPQYKGQAIDPKYTLLSLPFGFILFLELAYVSVYGLWTSNKGIFSPDIFTKISNAKAVASLLFTKYLFPFEVASLILLVAMIGAILLGRKDIVEDEEGGQ, via the coding sequence ATGGAGTTAAGTGCAGTGGCTTTTTGGGTTTTATCTACAATAGCAGTTATATCAGCCATAGGTGTTGTTTTCTTTAGAAATATTGTTTACGCTGTACTGTCATTAATCTCGACATTAATAGCAATTTCAGGGCTATTTTTTAACCTTGGAGCAGAGCTTGTAGGAGCACTCCAGATCTTAATCTACGCGGTAGCAATAGTTGTTTTCTATGTTCTTGTGATATCAACAGTACCGCAGTATAAAGGTCAAGCTATAGACCCAAAATATACTTTACTTTCTCTTCCATTTGGATTTATTCTATTCTTAGAGCTTGCCTATGTATCTGTTTATGGTTTATGGACATCTAATAAAGGCATATTCTCTCCGGATATTTTTACAAAAATATCCAATGCAAAAGCTGTGGCATCCCTTTTATTTACTAAATATCTCTTTCCATTTGAAGTTGCCTCTTTAATTCTTCTTGTTGCGATGATTGGTGCTATATTACTTGGAAGAAAAGATATAGTTGAAGATGAAGAAGGAGGGCAGTAA
- the nuoK gene encoding NADH-quinone oxidoreductase subunit NuoK, producing MVPFEYYVALSGLLMVLGFIGVIVRKNIIAMLLSTELMLNAVNIAFVAFDMKLHEVVGQVFVFFILTIAAAEAAIGLGLIMAIYRMKKDVDVEKLTELKG from the coding sequence ATGGTACCATTTGAATACTACGTAGCTTTAAGCGGACTTCTTATGGTTCTTGGTTTTATTGGTGTAATAGTTAGAAAAAATATTATTGCGATGCTATTATCAACAGAGCTTATGCTAAACGCAGTAAATATAGCATTTGTTGCCTTTGACATGAAACTTCACGAAGTGGTAGGTCAAGTATTTGTATTTTTTATTTTGACTATAGCAGCTGCTGAAGCGGCGATAGGTCTTGGCTTAATAATGGCAATCTACAGAATGAAAAAAGACGTTGATGTAGAAAAACTAACAGAGTTAAAGGGGTAG